The proteins below come from a single Garra rufa chromosome 3, GarRuf1.0, whole genome shotgun sequence genomic window:
- the LOC141332089 gene encoding lysophosphatidylcholine acyltransferase 2-like, producing MPPQRVFALPRQHSLLLPAVINPFVHDLTLTKADKIKCCLQGLILVPLRGIFLLLVLMVMWPVSVMITFRQSLKGAVEPMTGWRRFLHKRVMTFLGRLYFFGMGFRVVVKGKQASSLEAPILAVAPHSSFFDAIVCIEAGLPSTVSRSESLEAPIFGRFLRCVQPVLVSRKDPDSRRNTILEIERRAKSGGHWPQVLIFPEGTCTNRSCLITFKQGAFIPGVPVQPVMIRYPNKLDTVTWTWQGPESARLLLLTLCQLYTTVEVEFLPPQIPTEMEKKCPIKFAQSVRAVMAESLALPVTDHTYEDCRLMIAAGELTLPMEAGLVEFTKISRKLELKWDNVKKELESFANIACSCKGGRITIEEFASFLKIPISPALQELFGLFDRNGDGTIDFREYVIGVTVLCRPANNEEVIQTAFKLFDIDEDSCITQEEFSSLLRSALGVCDLDVDSLFKEIDADGSGHITYDEFRTFALTHPEYAKLFTTYIELQRYQGLQGEDFDFEASFSNCCTASHNNQEDSTSDKKDD from the exons TGTTGTCTTCAAGGACTCATCCTTGTGCCGCTCCGTGGCATTTTCTTGCTTCTCGTTCTCATGGTCATGTGGCCGGTTTCGGTCATGATAACATTCAGACAGTCTCTGAAAGGAGCAGTGGAGCCCATGACTGGCTGGAGAAG GTTCTTGCACAAAAGAGTGATGACCTTTCTAGGCCGGCTGTATTTCTTCGGCATGGGCTTCAGGGTGGTGGTAAAGGGGAAGCAGGCCAGCAGTCTAGAGGCCCCCATTCTAGCTGTGGCCCCTCACTCTTCCTTCTTTGACGCCATTGTCTGTATTGAAGCTGGTCTACCCTCTACTGTATCCCGCTCTGAGTCCCTGGAAGCACCGATCTTTGGCA GGTTTTTGCGCTGTGTACAGCCTGTGCTTGTGTCGCGCAAAGATCCAGATTCTCGTAGAAACACTATTCTTGAGATTGAGCGGAGAGCAAAGTCAGGCGGACACTGGCCACAG gtGCTGATTTTTCCTGAAGGAACGTGTACGAACAGATCATGTCTCATTACCTTTAAACAAG GTGCCTTTATCCCAGGGGTGCCAGTACAGCCTGTTATGATCAGATATCCAAATAAGTTG GACACAGTTACATGGACATGGCAGGGCCCAGAATC GGCCAGACTACTGCTGCTCACACTCTGTCAGCTCTATACGACAGTGGAGGTTGAG tttctGCCTCCTCAAATTCCTACTGAGATGGAGAAAAAGTGTCCTATCAAGTTTGCTCAGTCAGTGAGAGCTGTGATGGCTGA GTCTCTGGCCTTGCCGGTCACAGACCACACTTATGAAGATTGTCGTCTGATGATTGCAGCTGGAGAACTGACCCTGCCTATGGAGGCAGGTCTCGTGGAGTTTACCAAGATCAGCAGGAAATTGGA ATTAAAGTGGGACAATGTGAAAAAGGAATTAGAGAGTTTTGCCAACATAGCCTGTTCTTGCAAAGGAGGCAGAATCACAATTGAAGAGTTTGCCAGCTTTCTCAAAATACCCATCAGCCCAGCTCTACAGGAGCTCTTCGGTCTGTTTGACAGG AATGGCGATGGCACCATTGATTTCAGAGAGTATGTCATTGGTGTCACAGTTCTGTGCCGCCCAGCTAATAATGAGGAAGTCATTCAGACTGCTTTTAAG CTTTTCGACATTGATGAGGACAGCTGTATCACACAAGAGGAGTTTAGCAGTTTGCTACGTTCTGCTCTTGGAGTATGTGATCTTGACGTCGACAGCCTCTTCAAAGAAATCGATGCAGATGGATCAGGACACATAACTTATG ATGAGTTCCGTACCTTCGCTCTCACCCACCCAGAGTATGCCAAGCTCTTCACCACCTACATCGAGCTACAGCGTTACCAGGGTCTCCAGGGCGAGGATTTCGATTTTGAAGCCAGTTTCTCTAACTGCTGTACCGCTTCTCATAATAACCAAGAGGACAGTACCTCTGATAAGAAAGATGACTGA